GAGAGTCATCGCTACCGTTGTTCTGTGATCGGCGAAGACTTGGGTACCGTTCCTGATGAGATTGTCGAAATCTTGGCTGATGCGGGTGTGCACTCATACAAGGTCTTCTTCTTTGAAACAGCGGAAGATGGCGGTTATTACTCTCCAACTCATTACAAAGATCAGTCAATGACGGCTCTGTGTACGCACGATATGCCAACGTTACGTGGCTTCTGGCACTGTGAAGATTTGAAAACTGGACAAGAACTTGGGCTGTACCCAGATCCCGTTCAGCTTGAAGGCTTGTTTGATGATCGTCTTAAGTGTAAACAAGAAATCATTAACAGCGTAGCAGGCCACGGTTATTTGCCTGATGGCGTTGGACGTGACGCATCCTTGGTTCCGATGGACAAGCATTTGAGTGAAGCGTTGCAAGTTCATGTTGCTGCAGGTTCTAGTGCGCTACTGAGTATTCAATTAGAAGATTGGCTGCAAATGGATAAGCCGGTAAACATTCCGGGTACGGTGAACGAATACCCAAACTGGCGTCGTAAGTTGTCGATGAACTTGGACCAAGTCTTTGGTAATAGCGATGTGAACCATATTGCAGCTCGTATCACCGAAGTCCGTCGTAAAGCAAGTCAATAATGATGATAAAACAAAGTGGTATAAGGAGTTGCCTAATTTATGCAAGCACTTTCACTTTGTAAGAAGCATGGTAGACTGAGCACACTTTGTTGTGCGTTTATACGGTAAAGTCTCACCCTTAGGGGTGAATTAAGTGCTCGTCCTTTAAGGGCGGGCATTTTTCATAATAATGGAATATCAATCTTTGTTATTACATCGATTGAAATGAGAGATATCTCATATGTGTCAGGGGAAAAGGCATTGAATATAAAAACACAATCTACAAAAGCCTACACCCAACTTTCTCAGGCTGCCTTTGCAGAACCGTTCTCTTTTTTAGGCCCTTATTGTAAAAATGAAGGGGTTTTCTTAAGAGTATGGATGCCCGGGGCGGACAGTGTTCAGTTGGTGCTAGAAGATAACACACGCATTGCACTTGAGCGTGAAGATGCAAGCGGCTTTATATTAACGCAAGAGCACGATCTTACTTTTGCTCACTATCGCTTAGCGGTGAATTGGTCTGGGGATGAGCAAATCCTTGATGACCCTTATCAGTATCACGGCTTGTATGCCGAATACGATGATCTGCATGCACCAAAGCAGATGTACCATGAAATGGGCGCACAGTTCGTGACCATCGAAAGAGACGGTAAGTCTATCTCGGGTACGCGTTTCCTTGTGTATGCTCCGCATGCGACTGCTGCTAGCCTTATTGGTGATTTTAACCAGTGGGATGGTCGCCGCACGCCAATGCAGCGCTTGGATTACGGTATTTGGGGTATTTTCATCCCTGAACTTGCGGAAGGTGAATCGTACAAGTTTGAGCTTAAAGGGCCAAACGGTGAAGGCTTACCACATAAAGCCGATCCATGGGGTTTCCATGCAGAGCAATACCCATCTTTTTCCTCAGTAACTTACGATCATGCCCGTTATGATTGGCAAGATAGCCAATGGCAGAATCGCCCACTGAGTACCAAGACCAAAGAAGCCTTGTCTTTCTATGAACTGCATGCGGGTTCTTGGCGCCGTGATGAAAATGGCGACTTCCTAAATTACCGTGAATTGGCGGCTCAGCTGATCCCGTACTTGGTTGATCTCGGTTACACTCACATCGAGTTGATGCCAGTTTCCGAGCACCCATTCTACGGTTCTTGGGGCTACCAGCCTGTTGGTTTATTTGCGCCAACCAGCCGTTTTGGTTCACCTGATGACTTCAAGTATTTCGTTGATCAGTGTCACCAAGCGGGCCTTGGCGTAGTACTTGATTGGGTGCCTGCGCACTTCCCATCAGATGATCACGGCTTAGCTAACTTCGATGGTACGCCATTGTTCCATGATCCAGATCCACGCCGTGGCTGGCATCAAGATTGGAACTCATACATTTATGACATGGGCCGAGAGCACGTTCGCCGTTTCTTAGTCTCAAATGCTTTGTACTGGTTCGAGCAATTCCATATTGATGGTATTCGTGTGGATGCCGTTGCGTCTATGTTGTACCTCGATTATTCGCGTAGCCACGATCAATGGATTCCGAATGTCGATGGTGGCAATGAAAATCACGATGCGATTTGGACGCTAAAATGGATGAACGAAGAGGTGTATAAACACTTCCCGAACGCCATGACGATAGCAGAAGAATCGACGGCATTCCCTGGTGTTTCAGCCCCTACTTTCATGGGTGGTTTAGGCTTTGGCTTTAAGTGGAACATGGGCTGGATGCACGATAGCCTATCTTACATCCAAGAAGATCCCGTTCATCGTCAATATCACCATAATACGATTACTTTCCCATTGGTGTATGCGCACAGCGAAAACTACGTACTGTCGCTTTCTCATGATGAAGTGGTTTACGGCAAACGCTCTATTCATGAAAAGATGCCGGGTGATGAATGGCAACAAACGGCTAACCTTCGCGCTTACATGGGCTACATGTATGGGCAGCCGGGTAAGAAACTCAACTTCATGGGCGCAGAATTTGGCCAGACGGGTGAGTGGAACCATGATGACCAATTGCAGTGGTTCTTGACCGACTTTGACCGCCATAAAGGCCTTCAAACCCTGACTCGTGACCTTAACATGTTGTATCGCAATGAAGCCGCAATGCACGATCAAGACTGTGCACCTGCAGGTTTTGAGTGGCGCTTACAAGATGCAAGTGAAGCCAGTGTTCTGGCTCATGAGCGTATCAGTGAAGCCGGCGAGCGCGTGTTGGTTATTTCAAACTTCACGCCTGTTCCGCATGAAGCATTCCGTATGGGTGTTCCTAATGCTGGTCGCTATGAGTTGTTGCTTAATACCGATGCCGAAAATTATAACGGCAGTGGTTTTGAAGTGATAAGTACCGCTCAAACCGAAGCGATTGAGAGTGAAGGTTTAGCGCAGTCTCTGGCGTTAAAAATTCCGCCACTCGCGACGGTGTTTTATAAGTTAAAAGGCTAGTCTTCGCTTCATAGAATGACTAGGCTTATAACGTTGAAATAGAAATAAAACCCAGATTATTCTGGGTTTTTTTATAACTTTTGTTATCAATTAGAGGTTTATGTAACAAAATATGATTTAATCTAAGCTCAAGCAGCAAGTAATGGATTACGAGTTAGGCTACTTATGAAAGGTTTGTTTAGATTCATTGGTGTATTGTCGCTATTTTTTAGCATGTGTACATTTGCATTAGAATTGGAGTATGGGCGATATAATATCAACGCTCATCCACACGCAGACTGTATTGATACGGTGTGTGAAATTGTATTTGAAGAGAATTATGCCTCGACTCCCTTGGTGTTCTTCATGGATACCGTCAGTTTTCAAGACGAAACGGATTGCCCCTCGACCATTCGTATCTTAGACATTAACTCTACCCGAGTTCGCTTCCAACAAAAGTTCGCCCCAAGCTCCAGAGAGCCACCTGGAATGCAAAACTTACCCATGAAGGTGATCGATTACTTGGTGATCGAAAAGGGGGTTCATAATTTCTCAAGTGGTGTTCAGGTGTTGGCGGGAGACATCAGTACCAATAAGTTCCGAACCAAAATTGATATCGATATTAACCCTGGCGCGCCAGTCGTCCGTCCGCCCAATCGAAACCAGAGAGAAAGGGTGCAATATAGCCAATTTAATGGGCAAGGTTTCACGGGTTTTGGTTCCAAACCTGGGATTATCCATCAAGTACAAAGTGTAGCAAATGGCGAAAATTTCTGGTTAACCTCAACGGTATACGGAGTGAATAATAGCCGTTTTGATATTGCATTAGAACGCTCCGAGATCGATGGAAGAAAACCAAGAGATGAAAGAAGTTACCCCACTCAGAATGAGCGCATAGGCTATATTGCTGCGGTGGGTAGCGGAGAAAAAGACGACATTAAATTTAGTATTGAGACACAGCAAACGAAGAATTCATACAATACAGGGGACCCGGTTAGTACTGGCTGTGAAACTTACGCTGATTACGATAATGATTATGATGTCGTGCCGATTATTATCGCGTCCAAAAACACCCGTAGCGGTGGCGATGGCGGTTGGGTAAGGCGATGCCGCTTGGAAACCGCGAAATCAAGCTTTTTGGTTGACGAAGATCAGGACAACGATGCAGAGCGCATGCACATTGTGGAGACGCTGGGTTACATCATTTTTGAAGTCCCGTTTACGGTTAATCAGTGTACTCAATTTACAGGTGCCGCTCAGACTTGGGATACTGATGGTGAAATCGAGATAGAAAATAGCGCAAAAATTACAGGCTCAGTAGCGAATAACCGTTTAGGTTTTGCTGATGTTGACGCCCATAATAACAGTTGTGATACTGGCCAATGTGTCGCAGACCCAAGTTTAATGGTGCCGGATTATGGTTTCGCTTCTTTCACTCCGGGCCCTAATGACTATAGTAAGAGCTCTGGAAGTCATACGATCTCGCCGGGTCATTACGATAAAATTGAAATTTCAAACAGTGCCAAGGTAACGTTTGAACCCGGTGAATACTGGGCAGATGAAATCATTCTGAAAAATAACGCTGAGATCTTCATGCAAGGAGAAGTGACGCTTCATAGTAATGAGTTTAGCCAGCAAAACAGCTCCAAAGCTAACGAATTTGTCTTCAATGATCTTTTGACCCCTGGGATACCAAATAACTTAAAGATCATCGTTCATGGTGACGATGCTTTAGCGACATTTCAGAATAACGCCGTTATGCGTGGCTTTGTTATTTCAGAAGAAGATATCATTATGCAAAATAGTGCGAACCTGACAGGTGCTATTGCTTCGCTTGATGTTGAAATGAAAAATAACGCTAAATTACACGGTGATATCTCAAGTTGTAATGATGACGTAATACGGACCTTATCCATCAGCCCACCTTCGGGCACACAAGTTGTCAATCAAACCATTCCAATCACTTTTTCCATAGTCAATAGTCAAGGTGTTGTTGACAGTAATGCTTACGGTAACCTTAACCTTACTCAAACGGGTGGGACAAACGTCTGTTGGAAACCTTCAGAAAATGGTGCTTGTATTTCCGACCCATCGTCTGTTCCAATTTCTGCCGGAATGGGGACTTATTATTTGTTTGGTTCTGTACAAGCAACGGCAAACATTACAGCGACATGGGTTGAAAGGCCTGCGGTGAACGCCAGTGCTGGAGAATATAAATTTGAAATCAATGGGTTTGTTTTCGAACCAAGCCCACTCTTGATGATTGCAGGTCAAGAAACAACAGTGACGATAAAAGCGGTAGACAATGCTGGAATTGTCCTGCCATCTTATGAGGGCGCTAAAAGCCTGCAAGTATCAGCCACAGCAAAGGTTTTGCCTGCAACTGGAAATCTAAATGCTAGCCTTGTTTCTGGAAATGTAACGTTTACCGATGGTATCGCAACGGCGAAAGTAAAGTATTTTGATGCCGGAAAGGTGAGTGTAACGGTTGAAGAAACCGGCGGAGGGGTGACGGGTGATA
This DNA window, taken from Vibrio tapetis subsp. tapetis, encodes the following:
- the glgB gene encoding 1,4-alpha-glucan branching protein GlgB, which gives rise to MNIKTQSTKAYTQLSQAAFAEPFSFLGPYCKNEGVFLRVWMPGADSVQLVLEDNTRIALEREDASGFILTQEHDLTFAHYRLAVNWSGDEQILDDPYQYHGLYAEYDDLHAPKQMYHEMGAQFVTIERDGKSISGTRFLVYAPHATAASLIGDFNQWDGRRTPMQRLDYGIWGIFIPELAEGESYKFELKGPNGEGLPHKADPWGFHAEQYPSFSSVTYDHARYDWQDSQWQNRPLSTKTKEALSFYELHAGSWRRDENGDFLNYRELAAQLIPYLVDLGYTHIELMPVSEHPFYGSWGYQPVGLFAPTSRFGSPDDFKYFVDQCHQAGLGVVLDWVPAHFPSDDHGLANFDGTPLFHDPDPRRGWHQDWNSYIYDMGREHVRRFLVSNALYWFEQFHIDGIRVDAVASMLYLDYSRSHDQWIPNVDGGNENHDAIWTLKWMNEEVYKHFPNAMTIAEESTAFPGVSAPTFMGGLGFGFKWNMGWMHDSLSYIQEDPVHRQYHHNTITFPLVYAHSENYVLSLSHDEVVYGKRSIHEKMPGDEWQQTANLRAYMGYMYGQPGKKLNFMGAEFGQTGEWNHDDQLQWFLTDFDRHKGLQTLTRDLNMLYRNEAAMHDQDCAPAGFEWRLQDASEASVLAHERISEAGERVLVISNFTPVPHEAFRMGVPNAGRYELLLNTDAENYNGSGFEVISTAQTEAIESEGLAQSLALKIPPLATVFYKLKG
- a CDS encoding DUF6701 domain-containing protein produces the protein MKGLFRFIGVLSLFFSMCTFALELEYGRYNINAHPHADCIDTVCEIVFEENYASTPLVFFMDTVSFQDETDCPSTIRILDINSTRVRFQQKFAPSSREPPGMQNLPMKVIDYLVIEKGVHNFSSGVQVLAGDISTNKFRTKIDIDINPGAPVVRPPNRNQRERVQYSQFNGQGFTGFGSKPGIIHQVQSVANGENFWLTSTVYGVNNSRFDIALERSEIDGRKPRDERSYPTQNERIGYIAAVGSGEKDDIKFSIETQQTKNSYNTGDPVSTGCETYADYDNDYDVVPIIIASKNTRSGGDGGWVRRCRLETAKSSFLVDEDQDNDAERMHIVETLGYIIFEVPFTVNQCTQFTGAAQTWDTDGEIEIENSAKITGSVANNRLGFADVDAHNNSCDTGQCVADPSLMVPDYGFASFTPGPNDYSKSSGSHTISPGHYDKIEISNSAKVTFEPGEYWADEIILKNNAEIFMQGEVTLHSNEFSQQNSSKANEFVFNDLLTPGIPNNLKIIVHGDDALATFQNNAVMRGFVISEEDIIMQNSANLTGAIASLDVEMKNNAKLHGDISSCNDDVIRTLSISPPSGTQVVNQTIPITFSIVNSQGVVDSNAYGNLNLTQTGGTNVCWKPSENGACISDPSSVPISAGMGTYYLFGSVQATANITATWVERPAVNASAGEYKFEINGFVFEPSPLLMIAGQETTVTIKAVDNAGIVLPSYEGAKSLQVSATAKVLPATGNLNASLVSGNVTFTDGIATAKVKYFDAGKVSVTVEETGGGVTGDMQVHSRPHTFAICNIMSNGLNKSYKGTATSGDGFAKAGETFSVTVKPLTWLGATAVSTDSSSDGNSDAITDSLCSHATTPNYYTVGGQFARVRLSHALHSPAGKQLGVLNQVNATNQLYNFTTTGEAQSGLVISGLSWNEVGSIWLQADYANYVLGAVNQGVAAIGRFYPHHFALSSGVVNEGQSNFTYMNQGFGTQFQVSAQSQTQLTGGVAKTITKNYEFMTNYQMAIELKAVDASKHSSAVNDLTSRIDMSDISTVGWKSDWSDGTLGIALSLLKFERVKTSSMPVKTVPDGPYRVLMGLEVNSGVLDCDEKGCTAFDETDAYRNGGSGDKPIKGLTEELDMRYGRLVMSDVGGNSGRALTVPLKAQHWNGSRFVTNTLDNGSAFNGDNYCLQKVWPSAGTSEASLNGSGNVINGRSNQLSAIQSTATSDVREQVKLWLRIGTAPTGFETGLQCEGVGTGNLDYLHYNWDGRGDENPRATLTFGVYRGNDRVIFRGEPRAY